The Maylandia zebra isolate NMK-2024a linkage group LG4, Mzebra_GT3a, whole genome shotgun sequence genome includes a window with the following:
- the LOC112436010 gene encoding uncharacterized protein LOC112436010 isoform X3 codes for MPRKNKRSQAQKKRWKPLDLVDPAVPMLTGHNQDEAVSSFPSDQTAPARLSLVTENRPTSLCPPGSKISDTRPPAKRVWATDDFHTASNSPPKKPFHDTNEDLLTEELQSNTVQPFWSVSATHCQSDERYTEFSRNHQCTCNALTFLAYLNEEYQFNIAMLDKVLEQGDALYCWTKTNLLQEKRYTQDHLTMEDLPKELHTDTNVYSVKMDDISCGFLEAAENSPQRTEWWLPLAIRLECLSTDVNFALLMVSPECIAVFRDKSGRYGLFDSHSRSAAGLRQPNGTAVMLTFTHVNDLITHLHNLFQNQGKHARYEFVPVSFKTVSTHTEPPGQSTQATPGATDTSSTQNDEPQITNPTAQMPEPESAKTHMTMLDNTLNSPDDKMAKTPRTARNVSKLNKRQRKKAIRQAQREYVKAKDKSSTEEVAKKTNKRRHERERYASCREFRMKKLQAMKTQYAENYHYRKQRLLSAKKYYANPHIQEKVKACQVKRYQSDRHFQQKMRDYIIRRYTTDPDFQIRQKKYVVQKYNTDTSFKTRQKQYLVQRYNTDTDFQTRQKQYIRTKYASDPNYRHKQKKSIYARYHNDSQFRLHHIQRCAQYQRHKMATTASFAIYKKLCAQRIKKKYRRLVTQFQQGPQSEAQPQLVVNSVMQAATLAFREAIQLGPTHVCTVCHRTLFPNQVKHCKRSKYVTNSNIVATCLTGKFVHVCDRECSANCTFPKQRMEEWICYNCDNHLQRGKMPSVAVANNLALATIPIELSRLNVLERQLTAKILPFAKIIALPKGQQRAVHGAVVCVPSDVETTVNCLPRPNSEAQLLQVQLKRHIRFKGYQHFYTVNMKNVLAGLSKLKEMHSEYKDVSIDDEATFADPTSNQIIETEHDTADADIQDALPRNFDQQIVPERRTTEDTTAGLLEPCHDVNQLMEPEQSNEQPLQDMEKEKEELRPGLVLDTCMQPPDIAQDILSYGEGIFSIAPAQGNRPVGFFSVPKLEAMAFPVQFPTGQNTLDEARQVKLYPSMYFNTRLFSADTRFATDQSYLFFAQFVTETHMATNSMSIQLRKGKAITKDGRKISNRMLQNKDEVEKLINNKDATRFMKPLRGTPAYWEKALKDLHAMVRQLGKPTFFLTFSAAEMRWPEVVEVIKTQQGEQVDFSQLDWNTKCEILRSNPVTVMRLFEKRVDALMTTLILSPAQPIGEVEDYFYRVEFQARGSPHIHLLVWVKDAPEFGSDLEDHVYKFIDKYITCKMPDQNADPELHKIVSEVQVHSRNHSRSCKKGNVSCRFGFPKLPVDQTMITFPSPDDDDDHNDKQHSTSKEKGTNEKQKNRRMALAKKMKEAKEKLQPLRDLLCDPNSSFEDLSELLHKCKLTYEQYLDCVFNLTNSHVILLKREPNDCWVNAYNADLLRAWNANMDIQYVIDDYSCLMYMMSYVSKPEFEMTQFLNGVIQEVKKSSVNERDEMKQIMQAYAKHREVSAQESVARTCSLPLKKCSRSVVFIQTDDDALKMSLPMSRLQSMAPDDENVWMSGLPEKYANRPRTPDFERMCLGEFASEYRILYGRQTESKNAIRLLNNMGYIQKRTKGKPAIIRYPRFSEKKQPEKFYSRLLKLYYPHRSNDDLKNTEYPTSEQFYKSGRKHGYAVRPIVTFNKKRYEGHGKTMERALEQIEQQGPLINAWNTFAPEVEVDRLECVAQRQSRHDTGENEMDIVPDYQVSGSSSGTMPAIIAPKLSPDFVRKMYQSLNETQASIFYAVREWCFKLVWGHCPEQFFYFVSGGAGCGKSHVIKCIYEEATKILHQLPRFRDQADMSYPAVLLTAFTGTAAFNISGKTLHSLLKLPRSLKPPYQGLGNALDEVRASLSNAEILIIDEISMVSKDLFAYIHWRLQQIKGNKKPFGGMSILAVGDFYQLPPLGKAKPLCVYEDNVLDLWKDYFHMVNLTEIMRQKDDHSFAEVLNRIRVKQKTDSLEADDKALLTQAIHDIKDCPSNVLHIYATNKEVDKHNSATVTALHSDIINIQAEDYRKDPRTGDMVLLAEMMKGNKGDLPDNIQAAPGVRVMIIRNLDVEDGLVNGTFGTITNIVTATQDGPKTVNLIGLTLDNENSGQKFRRKIQGSSDNLVYIEKCEECTSKKGVVRRQFPMKLAFACTAHKVQGMTMESAVVCLKRVFEPGMAYVALSRTTSLKGLYITDFDEKKIYADPAITDALKNMRHASFENARPLLQFLKSVDPTVPTLTIIHHNAQGLPTHMEDMRCHHELSLADVLCITETHLSGSSVSPRFQLEQYNMATRNRHVSYTNHTDMAKVNGGGVAIYYNTILTAESRKYLQNVTDLEFVVVKVESPVTALIATVYRPPNYSHVRFLPQMQCLLDSLEMMNHQPIIVCGDFNEDLMSRGKKPIQELLQSRGYAQLITAATTEKHTLIDHIYISQPYACLQSGVLNTYHSYHNPIYCVIH; via the exons ATGccgagaaaaaataaaagatccCAGGCACAAAAGAAGCGCTGGAAACCACTTGACCTGGTCGATCCTGCTGTCCCAATGCTCACTGGCCACAACCAAGATGAGGCAGTCAGTAGTTTTCCATCTGACCAG ACAGCACCAGCCAGGTTGTCCTTGGTAACGGAGAATAGACCCACCTCCTTATGTCCTCCAGGCAGCaag ATTTCAGACACTCGTCCACCAGCAAAACGAGTCTGGGCAACTGATGATTTCCACACGGCATCAAATTCTCCACCTAAAAAG CCTTTCCATGACACAAATGAAGACCTACTGACGGAGGAGCTACAGAGCAACACAGTTCAGCCGTTTTGGAGTGTCAGTGCAACTCATTGTCAGAGTGATGAGAGGTACACAGAATTCTCTCGAAATCATCAGTGCACATGTAATGCCCTCACATTCCTGGCCTACCTTAATGAGGAATACCAGTTCAACATAGCCATGCTTGATAAGGTCCTTGAACAGGGAGATGCACTCTACTGTTGGACTAAAACAAATCTTCTGCAGGAGAAGCGTTATACACAGGATCATCTGACCATGGAGGACCTGCCCAAAGAACTTCATACTGACACAAATGTCTACAGTGTGAAAATGGATGACATAAGTTGTGGATTTCTGGAAGCAGCAGAGAACAGTCCTCAAAGAACAGAGTGGTGGTTGCCTCTTGCTATTCGCCTTGAATGTCTGTCAACAGATGTGAACTTTGCTTTGCTCATGGTCTCACCTGAGTGCATTGCGGTTTTCCGTGACAAATCTGGGAGGTATGGATTATTTGATTCACATTCAAGAAGTGCAGCGGGTTTACGTCAGCCAAATGGAACAGCAGTCATGCTCACTTTCACTCATGTGAATGACCTGATCACCCACCTGCATAACCTTTTTCAAAATCAAGGCAAGCATGCACGATATGAGTTTGTGCCTGTTTCTTTCAAAACAGTCAGCACTCACACGGAACCCCCTGGACAGTCAACTCAGGCAACACCAGGAGCTACAGATACATCATCAACACAAAATGATGAACCACAAATCACGAATCCCACTGCGCAAATGCCTGAACCAGAATCAGCCAAAACCCACATGACGATGTTAGACAATACTTTAAACTCACCAGATGACAAAATGGCTAAAACCCCCCGAACAGCAAGAAATGTGAGCAAATTAAATAAACGACAACGTAAGAAAGCTATTCGTCAAGCTCAGAGGGAGTATGTAAAAGCTAAAGACAAATCTTCAACTGAAGAAGTGGcaaagaagacaaacaaaagaagacACGAAAGAGAACGATATGCCTCCTGTCGTGAATTTCGAATGAAAAAATTACAGGCTATGAAAACTCAATATGCTGAAAACTATCATTACCGTAAACAAAGACTGTTATCAGCCAAAAAATATTACGCAAATCCTCATATtcaagaaaaagtaaaagccTGCCAGGTGAAGAGATACCAAAGTGATCGTCATTTTCAACAAAAAATGAGAGACTACATTATCAGAAGATATACTACGGATCCCGACTTTCAAATCAGACAGAAAAAATATGTGGTTCAGAAGTACAACACGGATACCAGCTTTAAAACCAGACAGAAGCAATATCTGGTCCAAAGGTACAACACGGATACTGACTTTCAAACCAGACAGAAGCAATACATAAGAACAAAATATGCATCTGATCCAAACTACaggcacaaacagaaaaaatcaaTTTATGCCAGGTATCACAATGACTCACAATTCAGACTGCACCATATACAGCGCTGTGCCCAGTACCAGAGACACAAAATGGCTACCACTGCATCTTTTGCCATTTATAAAAAGTTGTGTGCACAGAGAATAAAGAAGAAATACAGACGACTAGTAACACAGTTCCAGCAGGGTCCACAGTCTGAAGCACAGCCCCAGCTTGTAGTGAACAGTGTGATGCAAGCAGCCACATTAGCTTTCCGTGAAGCCATTCAGTTAGGACCCACCCATGTCTGTACAGTGTGCCACAGAACTCTGTTTCCTAATCAAGTTAAACATTGCAAAAGATCAAAGTATGTTACTAATAGTAACATTGTTGCCACTTGCTTGACAGGAAAATTTGTCCATGTTTGTGACAGGGAATGCTCAGCTAATTGTACTTTCCCAAAACAAAGAATGGAAGAGTGGATTTGCTACAACTGTGACAACCACCTACAAAGAGGCAAGATGCCATCCGTCGCAGTAGCAAACAATTTAGCACTAGCAACCATTCCAATTGAACTGAGTCGATTAAATGTACTAGAACGACAACTGACTGCTAAAAttctcccgtttgcaaaaatcATTGCATTACCAAAAGGACAGCAAAGAGCCGTACATGGGGCTGTTGTTTGTGTACCATCGGATGTGGAAACCACAGTAAACTGTCTTCCCAGACCTAACAGTGAAGCCCAGCTCCTGCAGGTACAGCTGAAGAGACACATCAGATTCAAAGGTTACCAACACTTCTACACTGTAAACATGAAGAACGTGTTAGCAGGATTATCAAAGCTAAAAGAGATGCATTCAGAATACAAAGATGTATCTATTGATGATGAAGCTACTTTTGCTGATCCCACAAGTAATCAGATAATCGAGACGGAACATGACACTGCTGATGCAGATATTCAAGATGCACTGCCCAGAAACTTCGACCAGCAAATTGTACCAGAAAGAAGAACCACTGAGGATACAACAGCTGGACTGCTTGAGCCATGTCATGATGTAAACCAACTAATGGAGCCTGAACAGTCAAATGAACAGCCCTTACAAGATatggagaaagaaaaggaagaactTCGACCTGGTCTTGTTCTAGACACCTGTATGCAACCACCAGATATAGCACAGGACATTTTATCATATGGTGAAGGAATATTTAGCATTGCACCCGCGCAAGGAAATAGACCTGTTGGCTTCTTCTCTGTTCCTAAACTTGAAGCCATGGCCTTTCCTGTCCAGTTCCCAACTGGACAGAACACATTAGATGAAGCCAGACAAGTGAAACTTTACCCAAGCATGTATTTTAATACACGGCTGTTCTCTGCAGACACACGGTTTGCAACTGACCAAAGCTACCtattctttgcacagtttgtaacagaaacacacatggcTACAAACAGCATGTCCATCCAATTGCGCAAAGGAAAGGCAATCACCAAGGATGGGCGTAAAATTTCTAACAGAATGCTTCAAAATAAAGACGAAGTGGAGAAACTGATAAATAACAAAGACGCAACACGCTTCATGAAACCTCTGAGAGGTACTCCAGCCTATTGGGAGAAGGCACTGAAAGACCTACATGCTATGGTCAGACAGTTAGGAAAgccaactttttttctgacattttcagctgctgaaatgaGATGGCCTGAGGTTGTTGAGGTCATAAAAACTCAACAAGGTGAACAGGTGGATTTTTCACAACTTGACTGGAACACAAAGTGTGAAATTCTCCGAAGCAACCCTGTGACTGTGATGCGATTGTTTGAAAAAAGAGTCGATGCACTAATGACAACACTGATCCTGTCCCCAGCACAGCCTATCGGTGAAGTAGAAGAttacttttatcgagtggagtTTCAGGCCAGAGGTAGCCCTCATATCCATTTACTGGTTTGGGTCAAAGATGCACCTGAATTTGGAAGCGACCTTGAAGACCACGTGTACAAATTTATTGACAAGTACATAACATGTAAGATGCCTGACCAAAATGCCGATCCTGAACTTCACAAAATTGTGTCTGAGGTTCAAGTCCACAGCAGAAATCACTCCAGATCCTGTAAAAAAGGTAATGTGTCATGTAGGTTTGGCTTCCCCAAACTACCCGTAGATCAAACAATGATCACTTTCCCAAgcccagatgatgatgatgatcacaATGATAAGCAGCATAGCACAAGTAAGGAGAAAGGcacaaatgaaaagcaaaagaaCAGACGAATggctctcgcaaaaaaaatgaaagaggccAAAGAAAAACTCCAGCCATTGAGAGATTTGCTCTGCGACCCAAATTCCTCGTTTGAAGACTTGTCTGAGCTGCTTCACAAATGCAAATTAACTTATGAACAATACTTGGATTGTGTCTTCAATTTAACAAATAGTCATGTCATCCTCTTAAAGCGTGAACCTAATGACTGCTGGGTGAATGCATACAATGCAGATCTGCTGAGGGCCTGGAATGCCAACATGGACATCCAATATGTCATTGATGACTACAGCTGCCTGATGTACATGATGTCTTATGTCTCTAAACCTGAATTTGAGATGACACAATTTCTTAATGGAGTCATCCAGGAAGTAAAAAAGTCCAGTGTCAATGAAAGAGATGAAATGAAACAGATAATGCAGGCATATGCTAAACACAGAGAAGTCAGTGCCCAAGAATCCGTGGCAAGGACATGCAGCCTGCCACTAAAAAAGTGTTCACGCAGTGTGGTCTTCATACAGACTGATGATGATGCCCTGAAAATGAGTCTCCCGATGAGCAGGTTGCAGAGCATGGCACCAGATGATGAAAATGTGTGGATGTCCGGATTGCCAGAAAAATATGCAAACAGACCCAGAACACCTGACTTTGAAAGAATGTGTTTGGGTGAATTTGCTTCAGAGTACAGGATTCTCTACGGCCGTCAAACAGAGTCCAAAAATGCCATCCGTCTTTTGAATAACATGGGTTATATTCAAAAAAGAACTAAAGGGAAACCTGCAATAATCAGATATCCTCGGTTCTCAGAAAAGAAACAACCAGAAAAGTTTTATAGCAGACTGCTAAAACTTTATTATCCACATCGATCAAATGATGACCTTAAAAACACAGAATACCCCACATCCGAGCAGTTctacaaaagtggacgaaaacATGGTTATGCAGTACGGCCAATTGTTACCTTTAACAAAAAGCGATATGAAGGCCATGGCAAAACAATGGAAAGGGCACTGGAACAGATTGAACAACAAGGCCCACTTATCAATGCATGGAACACCTTTGCACCTGAGGTTGAAGTAGATCGTTTAGAGTGTGTGGCCCAACGACAATCCAGACATGACACTGGCGAAAATGAAATGGACATTGTTCCTGACTACCAAGTCAGTGGTAGCAGCAGTGGAACCATGCCAGCAATCATAGCACCAAAGCTGAGCCCAGACTTTGTCAGAAAAATGTACCAAAGTCTGAATGAAACCCAAGCATCCATATTCTACGCAGTGCGTGAGTGGTGTTTCAAACTTGTGTGGGGTCACTGTCCTGAGcagttcttttattttgtctctGGAGGAGCTGGCTGTGGAAAATCACATGTTATCAAGTGCATATATGAGGAGGCAACAAAGATTTTGCACCAACTCCCCAGATTCCGAGACCAAGCAGACATGTCCTACCCTGCAGTACTGCTGACTGCATTTACTGGcactgcagcttttaacatATCTGGGAAGACACTGCACTCTCTGCTAAAGCTGCCAAGATCTTTAAAACCGCCTTATCAGGGACTGGGGAATGCACTGGATGAAGTGAGAGCTTCACTTTCAAATGCAGAGATTCTGATCATTGATGAGATATCTATGGTTTCTAAAGACCTTTTTGCCTACATCCATTGGAGACTTCAGCAGATCAAAGGAAACAAGAAACCTTTTGGTGGGATGTCTATCCTTGCAGTAGGAGACTTTTACCAGCTGCCACCCCTTGGAAAAGCCAAACCACTCTGTGTGTATGAGGACAATGTCCTTGATCTCTGGAAAGACTATTTCCACATGGTCAACCTGACAGAAATCATGCGACAGAAAGATGATCATTCTTTTGCTGAAGTTCTGAACAGGATAAGAGTGAAGCAAAAAACAGATTCTCTTGAAGCCGATGACAAAGCCTTGCTCACACAGGCTATCCATGACATAAAAGACTGTCCATCTAATGTATTACACATTTATGCTACAAACAAAGAGGTCGACAAACACAATTCAGCAACTGTAACTGCTCTTCATTCTGATATCATAAATATTCAGGCAGAAGACTACAGAAAAGACCCACGAACGGGTGACATGGTCCTCCTGGCAGAAATGATGAAAGGCAACAAAGGAGATTTACCTGATAACATACAAGCTGCACCTGGAGTGCGTGTTATGATTATCAGAAATTTGGATGTTGAAGATGGGCTTGTTAATGGGACATTTGGAACAATCACGAACATTGTGACAGCCACACAGGATGGACCAAAAACTGTGAATCTCATTGGACTCACGCTGGACAATGAAAATTCTGGGCAAAAATTTCGCAGAAAAATACAAGGATCCTCAGACAATCTTGTGTATATTGAGAAATGTGAAGAATGCACAAGTAAAAAAGGAGTGGTTCGCAGGCAATTTCCAATGAAGTTGGCCTTTGCATGTACAGCTCACAAAGTACAAGGCATGACAATGGAATCAGCAGTAGTATGCTTGAAGCGTGTTTTTGAACCTGGAATGGCCTATGTTGCACTCAGCCGCACAACCTCACTTAAAGGACTGTACATCACAGACTTTGATGAAAAGAAAATCTATGCTGATCCTGCCATCACAGATGCACTCAAAAATATGAGACATGCATCATTTGAGAATGCAAGACCACTGTTGCAATTCTTAAAATCAGTAGATCCCACAGTCCCCACGTTGACAATTATCCATCATAATGCACAAGGTCTCCCAACTCACATGGAGGACATGAGATGCCACCATGAACTCAGCCTTGCTGATGTTTTATGTATAACAGAAACACACTTGTCTGGATCATCGGTTTCTCCCCGCTTCCAGCTGGAACAATACAACATGGCCACACGCAACAGACACGTCTCTTACACAAATCATACAGACATGGCAAAGGTAAATGGCGGTGGAGTTGCAATTTACTACAACACAATTCTTACAGCAGAGTCCCGAAAATACCTGCAAAATGTGACTGACCTTGAATTTGTTGTTGTCAAGGTTGAATCGCCAGTCACAGCTTTGATAGCAACTGTATACAGGCCACCAAATTACAGTCATGTGAGGTTTTTACCACAAATGCAATGTCTTTTGGACTCGTTGGAAATGATGAATCACCAACCAATTATTGTTTGTGGAGACTTCAATGAGGACCTTAtgagcagaggaaaaaaacccaTCCAAGAACTGTTGCAGTCAAGAGGATATGCACAACTGATTACTGCTGCAACTACCGAAAAACACACATTGATTGATCACATTTACATATCACAGCCATACGCCTGCCTCCAATCAGGTGTTCTGAATACATATCACAGTTATCATAACCCCATTTATTGTGTTATTCACTAA